The following coding sequences lie in one Niabella agricola genomic window:
- a CDS encoding ABC-F family ATP-binding cassette domain-containing protein, which translates to MLTLHNLSYVHPDKEPLFSNIHLTVNRGDKIALTGNNGAGKSTLLRVIAGLLPPSGGHIYADVTPYYVPQAFGQYDHYTMAQALGIEKKWAALREILNGNTSEAYFTALDDDWTIEERSREALQQWQLDEPDLSRQLSTLSGGQKTKLFLAGMTIHRSGILLLDEPSNHLDIAGRQQLYQFIESAPATIILVSHDRKLLNRLDTVCELDKRGLTVYGGNYDFYTTQKQAEQQALSQDIQSKEKALRKAKEKERETLERQQKLDARGKGKQEKAGVARIMMNTLRNSAEQSTSKLKQVHAEKIGGISQELQELRAALPDIDKMKFGFEHATLHKGKVLFSAEGINYSYGSHPLWKEPLTLQISSGERIALKGLNGSGKTTLIRLITGAIAPTTGTIHRIDISSVYIDQDYALVHNDRSVYEQAQQFNTGDLQEHEIKIRLSRFLFTSEYWTKPCNQLSGGERMRLLLCCLTISSQAPDIIILDEPTNNLDLQNIGILTAAVNAYQGTLIVVSHDEDFLEQVHIERSIWLVS; encoded by the coding sequence ATGTTGACGCTTCATAACCTATCCTACGTCCACCCGGACAAAGAGCCATTATTCAGCAATATTCATCTCACGGTAAACAGGGGCGATAAAATCGCTTTAACCGGTAACAATGGTGCGGGTAAATCGACCCTGCTACGGGTGATCGCCGGCCTGCTGCCACCATCGGGCGGACATATTTATGCCGATGTTACGCCTTACTATGTTCCGCAGGCGTTCGGACAATATGATCATTACACCATGGCACAGGCCCTGGGCATTGAAAAAAAATGGGCCGCCCTGCGGGAGATCCTCAATGGCAACACGTCAGAAGCATATTTTACCGCGCTTGATGATGACTGGACGATTGAGGAGCGAAGCCGTGAAGCGTTACAGCAATGGCAACTGGACGAACCGGATCTTTCCCGGCAGCTATCTACGCTGAGCGGCGGTCAAAAGACCAAACTGTTCCTGGCCGGAATGACCATTCACCGTTCCGGCATCCTGTTGCTCGACGAGCCCAGCAATCACCTTGATATTGCCGGCAGGCAGCAGTTATATCAATTTATTGAATCTGCTCCCGCCACCATCATCCTGGTGAGTCATGACCGGAAGCTCCTGAACCGTTTAGATACCGTATGTGAGCTGGACAAACGTGGCCTGACCGTTTATGGCGGTAACTACGACTTTTATACCACTCAGAAACAAGCCGAACAACAGGCCCTGAGCCAGGATATACAAAGCAAGGAAAAAGCGCTCCGTAAGGCAAAAGAGAAAGAGCGTGAGACCCTGGAACGCCAGCAAAAACTGGATGCTCGGGGAAAAGGAAAACAGGAAAAAGCCGGTGTGGCCCGCATTATGATGAATACGCTCCGGAATAGTGCAGAGCAAAGCACCTCAAAACTCAAACAGGTACATGCCGAAAAGATCGGCGGCATCTCGCAGGAATTGCAGGAACTGCGTGCGGCATTACCAGATATTGACAAAATGAAATTTGGCTTTGAGCATGCCACACTGCATAAGGGGAAGGTGCTCTTTTCCGCTGAGGGAATTAACTACAGCTATGGATCGCATCCGCTGTGGAAGGAACCACTGACCCTCCAGATCAGCAGCGGGGAACGGATCGCGCTAAAAGGACTGAACGGGTCCGGCAAAACCACGCTGATCCGGCTGATTACCGGTGCTATTGCACCCACTACGGGCACCATTCACAGAATCGACATTTCATCCGTTTATATCGACCAGGACTATGCTCTTGTTCACAACGATCGCAGCGTTTACGAGCAGGCACAGCAGTTTAACACCGGCGACTTGCAGGAGCACGAGATTAAGATCCGGCTCAGCAGGTTCCTGTTTACCTCCGAATACTGGACTAAACCTTGCAACCAGCTAAGCGGCGGGGAACGGATGCGGCTTCTGCTTTGTTGTCTTACCATCAGCAGCCAGGCCCCGGATATCATTATCCTGGATGAGCCAACGAATAACCTGGATTTACAAAATATCGGGATCCTGACCGCCGCCGTGAATGCCTACCAGGGCACGTTGATTGTTGTGTCGCATGATGAGGATTTCCTGGAACAGGTTCATATTGAACGGTCAATATGGCTAGTCTCCTGA
- a CDS encoding tautomerase family protein → MPYINLQVTPGISRAQKEQIVQQFTQTLVLVLGKKPEHIHIVIQEIESDNWGFSGMLTSDFRKREAVSGD, encoded by the coding sequence ATGCCATATATCAATTTACAGGTTACACCGGGTATTTCCCGTGCTCAGAAAGAACAGATCGTACAACAGTTTACCCAAACCCTGGTCCTTGTTTTGGGAAAAAAGCCGGAACACATTCACATCGTGATCCAGGAAATTGAATCAGACAACTGGGGATTTTCAGGAATGCTGACCTCCGATTTCCGTAAGAGGGAAGCCGTTTCAGGAGACTAG
- a CDS encoding pyrimidine dimer DNA glycosylase/endonuclease V: MRIWSLHPKYLDAKGIVALWRETLLAKHVLEGRTVGYKNHPQLNRFKALKQPVAAINAYLITIYEEALSRGYRFDQTKIGRTSPGVRIRVQEGQLNYEFRHLLKKLETRDPQKFKQLQNCRNIEVNRLFEVVPGEIEDWEII, from the coding sequence ATGCGGATCTGGTCATTACATCCAAAGTACCTGGATGCAAAAGGAATAGTGGCATTGTGGCGGGAAACACTTCTTGCCAAACATGTACTGGAAGGCCGGACGGTAGGATACAAAAATCATCCGCAGTTAAACCGCTTTAAAGCCCTGAAGCAACCCGTAGCAGCCATCAACGCGTATCTCATAACCATATACGAAGAAGCATTAAGCAGAGGGTATCGGTTCGATCAAACAAAGATTGGCCGTACATCCCCGGGGGTCCGGATCAGGGTGCAGGAGGGGCAACTGAACTATGAGTTCCGGCACTTGCTGAAAAAGTTGGAAACGAGAGATCCTCAAAAGTTCAAACAGCTTCAAAACTGCAGGAATATTGAGGTGAACCGGTTGTTTGAGGTAGTACCGGGGGAGATCGAAGATTGGGAGATCATTTAA
- a CDS encoding MmcQ/YjbR family DNA-binding protein, which produces MITEKAFANLALSFPGTEARPHFDRTGFKVIGKRMFATYLDKNNTANIFLNREEQALFCQMDAKYIYPVPNKWGEKGATTFELDGVAIELVTEALLAAYNEILKQKNKKEG; this is translated from the coding sequence ATGATAACGGAAAAAGCATTTGCAAACCTGGCTCTTTCTTTTCCGGGAACGGAAGCCCGGCCGCATTTCGATCGTACCGGCTTTAAAGTAATTGGCAAACGGATGTTTGCAACATATCTTGACAAAAATAACACCGCCAATATTTTTTTAAACAGGGAAGAGCAGGCACTCTTTTGCCAAATGGATGCAAAATATATCTATCCGGTGCCCAACAAATGGGGCGAGAAAGGTGCTACAACATTCGAACTGGATGGTGTGGCTATCGAACTGGTAACCGAAGCGCTGCTGGCTGCTTATAACGAAATCCTCAAACAGAAAAATAAAAAGGAAGGATGA
- a CDS encoding outer membrane beta-barrel family protein, translated as MKKYSGLLLALGFYLQSDAQQVTISGVVADSATHAPLEAASVISYHNNQAGPAVASQNNGRFTIRIPSGEHATLLVSHNGYQARKLELSSSPAQIPDTIYLQPVTTSLEAVIVRGKKPPVSFKVDRQVYHAGQFGNAASGTGVDVIRNLPSVSVNALGEISFRGSSSFLVLINGKPAQGDPATVLSQLPAAAIENIEVITSPSAAYDADGKAGIINVVTKTGVEDGWMLQSSLMYGMPPVNDFDNAHHPQRFGADISAGYRKNKWDISGGLNYLRNDIAGYREGDVYTLRDGIKTAFPSNGERSFKRYNYGGRFAASYQANARNLISAGFYMGKKFQSREADLLYHNYRQQVQTGEVFAPFTYYNANTQEKEGLFSLANLDYTHHFSKTSGITVSALYEHAGLSGNTYNRNLYYPNTSDTLQFTHNPNSNPLNAFRIKADYTQKIGAQHTLQGGYQLRYDLQDGTFTYYTKILGTPDYAIDPEFTSRVKTVNRIHAGYVQLNGQARKLNYNLGARLEYSERDLDFSKDEAKQQLVLNNFFPAAQFRYTLTDHATLKAGYNRRIKRTNNYELNPFPEREHSETLEQGDPHLLPELTGTYELGWEQKLGSGSFFLTLYHQRILNPIQRVNKVYNDSILNRVFTNAGKAFQTGLETNLSITVTPWWQCVLGGNLYKYKIAGEIFNGTLPVSNSSWVYAVNTSQNVTLPADWLLQLSVNYLSERVTAQGEDSRFLTPHFTVKKTTKDKRWYFQMQWLNIDAGMKESNRQRITTYGANFYTTTNYIYEPDQFQLSVGFNLSRRNRKINLPQSEMGEKEF; from the coding sequence ATGAAAAAATATTCCGGCCTGCTGCTGGCTCTTGGTTTTTATCTTCAGTCCGATGCACAACAGGTTACCATTTCGGGGGTCGTAGCGGATAGTGCCACACATGCCCCGCTGGAAGCGGCCTCCGTCATTTCATACCACAACAACCAGGCAGGTCCTGCCGTTGCTTCTCAAAACAACGGCCGCTTTACAATCCGTATTCCATCCGGTGAACATGCCACCCTGCTGGTATCCCACAATGGCTACCAGGCCAGGAAACTTGAGCTGTCTTCCTCACCGGCCCAAATACCAGATACCATTTACCTGCAACCCGTTACCACATCCCTGGAAGCAGTCATCGTACGGGGGAAGAAGCCCCCGGTATCTTTTAAGGTAGACCGCCAGGTGTACCATGCCGGGCAATTCGGTAACGCCGCTTCCGGAACGGGAGTAGACGTCATCCGGAACCTACCCTCCGTTTCCGTAAATGCGCTTGGAGAAATCAGTTTCAGGGGCTCTTCCAGCTTTTTGGTACTGATCAATGGCAAACCCGCGCAGGGTGACCCGGCAACCGTATTGAGCCAGCTGCCCGCCGCCGCCATCGAAAATATCGAAGTCATTACCAGTCCTTCCGCCGCCTATGATGCCGATGGCAAAGCCGGCATCATCAACGTGGTGACTAAAACGGGAGTTGAGGATGGGTGGATGCTGCAATCCAGCCTGATGTACGGTATGCCTCCTGTTAATGATTTTGACAATGCGCATCATCCGCAACGGTTTGGAGCCGATATCAGCGCCGGCTACCGCAAAAACAAATGGGATATCAGCGGCGGACTGAACTATCTGCGGAATGATATTGCAGGCTACCGCGAAGGAGATGTATACACCCTCCGCGACGGCATTAAAACCGCGTTTCCGTCAAACGGAGAACGGAGCTTTAAACGCTATAATTACGGAGGCCGGTTTGCCGCCAGTTACCAGGCAAATGCCCGTAACCTCATTAGTGCCGGGTTTTATATGGGTAAGAAATTCCAGTCGCGGGAGGCCGACTTGCTCTACCACAATTATCGCCAACAGGTGCAAACCGGTGAAGTATTTGCCCCCTTTACTTATTATAATGCCAATACCCAGGAAAAAGAAGGCCTGTTCAGCCTTGCAAACCTGGATTACACCCATCACTTCAGTAAAACCTCCGGCATTACGGTTTCTGCGCTCTATGAGCATGCCGGCCTGTCGGGCAATACCTATAACAGGAACCTTTACTATCCCAACACCTCCGATACCCTGCAGTTTACACATAACCCCAATAGTAATCCGCTGAACGCCTTCCGCATCAAAGCAGATTATACACAAAAAATAGGCGCACAGCATACCCTTCAGGGAGGGTATCAGCTCCGGTACGACCTGCAGGACGGCACTTTTACCTATTACACAAAAATCCTTGGAACGCCAGATTATGCGATCGATCCCGAGTTTACCAGTCGTGTTAAAACCGTTAACCGCATTCATGCAGGATACGTGCAGTTAAACGGACAGGCCCGGAAATTGAATTATAACCTGGGCGCCCGGCTGGAATACTCTGAACGGGATCTGGACTTTTCCAAAGACGAGGCAAAGCAACAGCTGGTGCTGAATAATTTCTTTCCGGCCGCACAGTTCCGGTATACACTTACGGATCACGCTACATTAAAAGCAGGTTATAACCGCAGGATCAAGCGTACCAACAACTACGAGCTCAATCCGTTTCCGGAGCGGGAGCATTCTGAAACACTGGAACAGGGTGATCCGCACTTATTGCCGGAGCTAACGGGCACTTATGAACTGGGATGGGAACAAAAACTAGGGTCCGGGTCCTTTTTCCTGACCCTGTACCACCAGCGGATCCTGAACCCCATCCAGCGGGTGAATAAAGTATATAACGATTCCATCCTTAACCGGGTATTTACCAATGCCGGAAAAGCTTTTCAAACCGGGCTGGAAACCAATCTCAGTATTACCGTTACGCCCTGGTGGCAGTGCGTATTGGGCGGCAATCTGTACAAATACAAAATTGCTGGTGAAATTTTTAACGGTACCCTGCCGGTTTCCAACAGCAGCTGGGTATACGCAGTCAATACCAGTCAAAACGTTACGCTTCCGGCCGACTGGCTGCTGCAGTTAAGCGTGAACTATCTTTCTGAACGCGTAACTGCGCAGGGCGAAGACAGCCGTTTTTTAACTCCCCATTTTACAGTCAAAAAAACAACAAAAGATAAACGATGGTATTTCCAGATGCAATGGCTGAATATCGACGCCGGAATGAAGGAATCGAACCGTCAGCGCATCACTACCTACGGTGCGAATTTTTATACGACCACCAATTATATTTACGAACCCGACCAGTTCCAGCTCTCTGTAGGCTTTAATCTTTCCCGCCGTAACCGGAAGATTAATCTGCCTCAAAGTGAAATGGGTGAGAAAGAGTTTTAG
- a CDS encoding S-adenosylmethionine:tRNA ribosyltransferase-isomerase, with product MHPKDLNIADFTYELPEEKIAFFPLTQRDASLLLVYQSGSIATDIYRNIDQYIPEHSLAIFNNTKVVEARILFKKPTGGQIEIFCLEPYEGYADITTAMAQQSNVLWLCLIGGASKWKSGQVLTRSINGPAGETILEARFLEKRDDRFLIDLSWTPASLSFAEILHATGQVPLPPYIKRTADAADEERYQTVYALHDGSVAAPTAGLHFTHEVLQKLAQKKIETDFVTLHVGAGTFKPVKAEVMNDHEMHAEFISVSPQLIRNIARTQEHPVIAVGTTSLRTLESLYWLGAKLLRDPHCFDSRIPYIDQWEAYEEPLQQYPVHAVLDALVTYLSEKQLTTLVAKTQILIAPGYPFKIADALVTNFHQPSSTLLLLVAAFIGDDWRMVYQYALENDFRFLSYGDGSLLWRGR from the coding sequence TTGCATCCAAAGGACCTGAATATCGCAGATTTCACCTACGAACTTCCCGAAGAAAAGATCGCTTTTTTCCCGTTAACACAAAGGGACGCTTCGCTGCTGCTCGTGTATCAATCTGGTAGCATCGCTACCGATATCTACCGCAACATTGATCAATACATCCCGGAGCATTCGCTGGCAATTTTCAACAACACAAAGGTGGTGGAAGCCCGGATCTTGTTTAAAAAGCCTACAGGCGGACAAATTGAAATTTTTTGTCTGGAGCCTTATGAAGGTTATGCAGATATCACCACGGCGATGGCGCAGCAGAGTAACGTGCTGTGGCTTTGCCTTATTGGCGGCGCATCTAAATGGAAAAGCGGACAGGTGCTAACCCGTTCCATCAACGGGCCGGCCGGTGAAACCATTCTGGAGGCTCGCTTTTTAGAAAAACGGGATGATCGTTTTCTGATCGACCTGAGCTGGACGCCGGCCTCTTTGAGTTTTGCAGAGATCCTGCACGCTACAGGACAGGTCCCGCTGCCGCCTTATATAAAAAGAACCGCCGACGCGGCAGATGAAGAACGGTATCAAACCGTGTATGCCTTGCACGATGGTTCGGTAGCTGCTCCAACTGCCGGGTTACATTTCACCCATGAGGTATTACAAAAACTGGCGCAAAAAAAGATTGAAACCGATTTTGTAACCCTGCATGTAGGTGCAGGAACCTTTAAGCCGGTAAAAGCGGAAGTGATGAACGATCATGAGATGCACGCGGAATTCATTTCCGTATCTCCCCAATTGATCCGGAATATTGCCCGTACACAGGAGCACCCGGTGATCGCTGTGGGTACCACCTCGCTCAGAACCCTGGAATCCCTGTACTGGCTGGGCGCAAAGCTCCTGCGGGATCCGCACTGTTTCGACAGCCGCATTCCCTATATTGATCAATGGGAGGCTTACGAGGAACCACTGCAGCAGTACCCGGTACATGCCGTGTTAGATGCGCTGGTCACCTATCTGTCGGAAAAACAATTGACCACCCTGGTTGCTAAAACGCAGATCCTGATAGCGCCGGGATATCCTTTTAAAATTGCAGACGCCCTGGTCACCAATTTTCATCAGCCCTCCTCCACCCTATTGTTATTGGTGGCCGCTTTTATTGGGGATGACTGGCGAATGGTTTATCAATACGCCTTAGAGAATGATTTCCGTTTTTTGAGTTATGGCGATGGCAGCCTTTTATGGCGTGGCCGCTAA
- a CDS encoding agmatine deiminase family protein: protein MNTTAEATPKELGYYFPAEWHPHDATWLSWPHKEASWPDKIQTIYPYYARFVKELAKGERVCINVGDNAMKAAATSHLETAGVDMEKVTFYDHPTNDAWCRDHGPAFLINPGASVKKVIVDWGYNAWGGKYPPFDLDDVIPTKIGAHYNIPVFHPGIVMEGGSVEFNGSGTILTSTACLLNENRNPHLNQEQIETYLYNYYGAEQVLWVEEGIVGDDTDGHIDDTIRFVNEDTVLAVVEEDKNDENHLLLQQNLEQLKAMRLLNGKQLNIIELPMPEAVIWEDQRLPASYANFYIANQAVIVPTFRSKYDDKALRIIEAAFPDRKIVGIDSTEIIWGLGSFHCLSQQEPAV from the coding sequence TTGAATACAACTGCTGAAGCAACCCCCAAAGAACTGGGCTATTACTTTCCTGCTGAATGGCATCCGCATGACGCAACCTGGCTGAGTTGGCCGCATAAAGAAGCTTCATGGCCGGACAAGATCCAAACCATCTATCCCTATTATGCCCGGTTTGTAAAAGAACTGGCAAAGGGTGAACGCGTTTGTATCAATGTAGGGGATAATGCGATGAAAGCCGCTGCAACCAGCCATCTCGAAACCGCCGGTGTCGATATGGAAAAGGTGACGTTTTATGATCACCCCACCAATGATGCCTGGTGCAGGGATCACGGTCCGGCTTTCCTGATCAACCCTGGTGCTTCTGTAAAAAAAGTAATTGTAGACTGGGGATACAATGCATGGGGGGGTAAATACCCTCCGTTTGACCTGGATGATGTGATTCCGACAAAGATTGGAGCACACTACAATATTCCGGTTTTTCACCCGGGGATTGTAATGGAAGGAGGTTCGGTGGAATTTAACGGCAGCGGAACCATTCTTACTTCTACGGCCTGTTTGCTGAACGAGAACCGCAACCCGCATTTGAACCAGGAACAGATCGAAACCTATTTGTACAATTATTACGGTGCGGAACAGGTGCTGTGGGTGGAAGAAGGCATTGTGGGAGACGATACCGACGGACATATTGATGATACCATCCGGTTTGTAAATGAAGATACCGTACTGGCTGTAGTGGAAGAAGATAAAAATGACGAAAATCATTTGCTGTTGCAGCAGAACCTGGAGCAGCTAAAAGCGATGCGGCTTTTAAACGGTAAGCAACTCAATATTATTGAACTGCCCATGCCCGAAGCAGTAATTTGGGAAGATCAGCGTTTGCCGGCATCCTATGCTAATTTTTATATCGCCAACCAGGCGGTAATTGTTCCCACCTTCCGCAGTAAATACGATGATAAAGCACTTCGTATCATCGAAGCGGCTTTTCCGGACCGGAAGATCGTGGGCATTGATTCTACAGAGATCATTTGGGGACTGGGTAGTTTTCACTGCCTGAGTCAGCAGGAGCCAGCAGTTTAA
- a CDS encoding carbon-nitrogen hydrolase, with translation MAKVKVGLVQMSCSADKQQNLNKAIEKIKEAAAKGAQIVCLQELFTSLYFCDVEDYGNFQLAEPVPGPSTDSLSRVAKELGVVIIASLFEKRTEGLYHNTTAVLDADGAYLGKYRKMHIPDDPAYYEKFYFTPGDLGYKVFKTKFATIGVLICWDQWYPEGARITSLMGAEILFYPTAIGWATTQDEATNKEQYNAWQTIQRSHAVANGVHVVSVNRIGLEQNGAMQFWGGSFISNPFGTLDYLASHDQEEVHVQELDLSKTDTYRTHWPFLRDRRIDSYAPITKRYIDDEA, from the coding sequence ATGGCAAAAGTAAAAGTAGGTCTGGTTCAGATGAGTTGCAGTGCCGATAAGCAACAGAACCTGAATAAGGCCATTGAGAAAATAAAGGAGGCAGCGGCAAAAGGCGCACAAATCGTGTGTCTTCAGGAATTATTCACATCGCTGTATTTCTGTGATGTGGAAGATTACGGCAACTTTCAACTGGCGGAGCCTGTACCCGGGCCCTCCACGGATTCGTTGAGCCGGGTGGCCAAAGAGCTGGGGGTGGTGATCATCGCCTCGCTGTTTGAAAAACGGACCGAAGGGTTGTATCATAATACTACCGCGGTACTGGATGCAGATGGTGCTTACCTGGGTAAATACCGGAAGATGCATATACCCGATGATCCGGCCTATTATGAAAAGTTTTACTTTACGCCCGGCGATCTGGGATATAAAGTGTTCAAGACTAAATTTGCCACCATTGGAGTACTGATCTGTTGGGACCAGTGGTATCCCGAGGGTGCACGGATCACAAGCCTGATGGGCGCCGAGATCCTTTTTTATCCTACCGCTATCGGTTGGGCCACCACACAGGATGAAGCAACCAACAAAGAACAATACAATGCCTGGCAGACCATCCAGCGCAGCCATGCTGTTGCAAACGGTGTGCACGTGGTGAGTGTAAACCGTATAGGCCTGGAGCAAAATGGCGCTATGCAGTTCTGGGGCGGATCCTTTATCTCCAATCCCTTTGGTACCCTGGACTATCTTGCTTCGCACGACCAGGAGGAAGTGCATGTACAGGAGCTGGACCTTTCCAAAACCGATACCTACCGGACACACTGGCCGTTTTTACGCGACCGGCGCATCGACTCCTATGCCCCGATAACAAAGCGTTACATTGATGATGAAGCTTAA
- a CDS encoding DUF4293 domain-containing protein, with protein sequence MIQRKQTLWLLLSVISAGLTFKFPFYNGTVTGTEGLAGADMNAASNIWLTLLTGAIAALGLITIFLYKNRKLQLQLTFLGLVASVGLIALYVSYMKAFQTGGIAITAILTLLVVAGFFFALKGIRRDQKLIRDLDRLR encoded by the coding sequence ATGATCCAAAGAAAACAAACATTGTGGCTGTTATTGTCCGTGATCTCCGCCGGGCTTACGTTTAAGTTTCCTTTTTATAATGGTACCGTAACCGGCACCGAGGGGTTGGCGGGTGCAGATATGAATGCCGCAAGCAATATCTGGCTCACGCTTCTTACAGGCGCCATTGCAGCATTGGGATTGATTACCATTTTCCTTTATAAGAACCGGAAGCTGCAGCTGCAACTGACCTTCCTGGGACTGGTGGCCTCCGTGGGTTTAATTGCGCTGTATGTTAGTTATATGAAAGCATTTCAAACCGGAGGTATTGCCATTACAGCTATTTTGACCTTATTGGTGGTGGCAGGCTTCTTTTTTGCATTAAAGGGTATTCGCAGGGACCAGAAACTGATCCGGGACCTGGACCGGCTGCGGTAG
- a CDS encoding serine hydroxymethyltransferase, producing MQQDNTVFDLINKELDRQRNGIELIASENFASLPVIKAMGTVLTNKYAEGYPGKRYYGGCEIVDEIETLAIDRLKKVFNLSWANVQPHSGAQANAAVFFAALNPGDKIMGLNLSMGGHLTHGSPVNFSGKHYQVISYGVVKETGLVDYDDLEAKALAEKPKMIICGASAYSRDWDYARIRAVADKVGALVMADIAHPAGLIAAGLLNDPFEHCHIVTSTTHKTLRGPRGGIIMLRNDFENPWGYKDPKGNTRTMSQLLDLAVFPGMQGGPLEHIIAAKAVAFGEILSDDWKIYGKQIIANAQAMAKAFVDKGYKLISDGTDNHLMLIDLRNKNLTGKKAQETLDKAHITLNKNAVPFDDKSPFVTSGIRVGVPAVTTRGMKEADVTQVAELIDKVLMNADDENVVASVREEVKTFMQQFPLYPELS from the coding sequence ATGCAACAGGATAATACAGTATTTGACCTTATCAATAAGGAATTAGACCGCCAGCGCAATGGCATTGAACTGATCGCTTCAGAAAATTTTGCTTCCCTGCCCGTGATTAAGGCCATGGGGACCGTACTTACCAATAAATATGCGGAAGGCTATCCCGGCAAACGCTATTATGGGGGCTGTGAGATCGTAGATGAAATCGAAACCCTCGCGATCGACCGCCTGAAAAAGGTCTTTAACCTGAGCTGGGCCAATGTGCAGCCGCATAGCGGTGCGCAGGCCAATGCCGCCGTGTTTTTTGCCGCGCTGAACCCTGGCGATAAGATCATGGGATTGAACCTGAGCATGGGTGGCCACCTGACACACGGAAGCCCGGTAAATTTCAGCGGGAAACATTACCAGGTGATTTCTTACGGAGTTGTAAAGGAAACCGGCCTGGTGGATTATGACGACCTGGAAGCAAAGGCCCTGGCAGAAAAACCAAAGATGATCATCTGCGGTGCTTCGGCATACAGCCGCGACTGGGATTATGCCCGCATTCGTGCGGTTGCTGATAAGGTAGGGGCATTGGTGATGGCGGATATCGCACATCCGGCCGGACTGATTGCAGCGGGATTGCTGAACGATCCGTTTGAACACTGCCATATTGTAACCAGCACCACGCACAAAACCCTGCGCGGTCCCCGTGGCGGCATCATCATGTTGCGCAATGATTTTGAAAATCCCTGGGGCTATAAAGATCCCAAAGGAAATACACGTACTATGAGCCAGCTGCTGGACCTGGCCGTTTTTCCGGGAATGCAGGGCGGACCGCTGGAACATATCATTGCAGCAAAAGCCGTTGCTTTTGGTGAGATCTTATCCGACGACTGGAAGATATACGGGAAACAAATCATCGCAAATGCACAGGCGATGGCCAAAGCCTTTGTAGATAAGGGCTATAAGCTGATCAGCGATGGTACCGATAACCACCTGATGCTGATTGACCTGCGCAATAAGAACCTGACGGGAAAAAAAGCACAGGAAACGCTGGATAAAGCACATATCACATTAAATAAGAATGCTGTTCCTTTTGATGACAAGTCGCCGTTTGTAACCTCCGGTATCCGTGTGGGCGTTCCGGCGGTAACCACCCGGGGAATGAAGGAAGCCGATGTAACACAGGTGGCGGAACTGATCGATAAAGTACTGATGAATGCTGATGACGAAAATGTAGTCGCATCGGTAAGAGAGGAGGTTAAGACATTCATGCAGCAGTTTCCGCTTTATCCGGAGCTGTCCTGA